ACACAACAGTGGGAGCCTCTAATACATCTGATTTTGTTCCAGTCGAGCTCAattcttcaccttcttctttAACTTCTAGTCCAGCCATACAAAACAGATGTTGTCATTCTGGAAGATGGAGAAGATCCTTATGTATGCTACAGAAGTCTTTAGGATGTCTCCGTCCCATTTGCCATAAAGGAAGCCCAGGTGATGTTAACTGGGATGATGACATTAAACAAAAATCCTGTGATGTTGGGAGTCAACACCAATCCCCACAAGTATCTCCACAAAGCAACATTGGTTCCTCATCAGGTGATTGGTGTCATCTAGAGAGCTCAATTTATGAAGCAATACTTCACTGCAAAAAATCAATAGGTTCGTTACATGTTTCTTTGTTTTATGGTTAATTAATCTCCATTTCTTCACTGCATAGTATTTCTCATTCTCTTCTTGATTTAGGGAATGATATCCTGGACCAAAATTAAAGGATTAAAGGACAATAGATGGATAAAGTACCAGACTTCTGGGAGGGTTTCAGCATGGCAACTTGTCCTTTGTCCTCTTTCCTCTGGCATTATCCCTTTTCAGTTTTCACTTCCTTTCTTGGGAGAAGTTATATTTTGTCAGTCCTGTGAGGATGAAAGACGTATAGGATTTTATGTGTGTTTCTAAGCGAAGTATCTCAAGCATCCTTCAGATTGATGTAATTAGGACGTTACCTTGTCTTGTTTGATATGCTGTGTACCGTAGAGTGAGAGAAACAAGTTATTGTTCAAGAAAGAACAGGGTATCTGTTTTATACGGAATAGGTATATGAGGAATGTGTTTCGATTCAGCGTTGTGTTGTGGGTTTTCAGATGTACACATTCAAGTCTTCCGATAGTTATGGAAAATTTTGTATTAACTTTTGACttatttcttcacatattcatACGAATGCTTCGATCTTTATAAAATGAAAGTGTGAGGTGTTTTATTGCATGGTTCTACATGGCTAGTTTCTGTCGTAGAAAATCTCTATCCCAATTTCCATTCATGGAACCCAGAGGGAAAAATACCATTTCTGTCTCTAGAGAGAGGAAGTGAGAATAATGTTAGAGGACAGGACATGGACAAAATATGTTAGGAGAAAAGCCACGAAGTTCAACCTCACCCCTTCATTGGTTTCACACccttttgttgttttcttttttgttcaGTTTATCCTTGATCCTTGCGGTGGAGTTCCCCCCCaaacaagagagagagagagggaaaaaatGCTTGTCATCCTAACCTTTCCTTGTATTTCAAAACACAATCCAAATGTTTGAATCCTCTGCTGAGGGGACCAACCAAATTCTTATCTTCACTGCTGGTTATGACCTTTGCCCATGGCCAGGGGTCACATAAATAGGGCATCATCAAACTTCATTGCACATTAATCTTGAATTTTGGTAGTAGGAAATTGGCAGAAACTATTAGCCctattaatttgaacttttaaccACAAGGCACAAATCCCTGAATATGAAATTAGATTAGGTTTAATGAGAAAGAATGTTAGGATACAgagcaaaaaacaaaaaaaaaggaaaaaaaaaaaaaaaaattatttgtttgtatttaattatgaagtttcttcttggatttttaTTTTCTGTATAGATGGACTACATACCTGTGAATTAGCACATTTCTAGTAATTTAAATAACATATTTTCCCTCATTGTTCCTAACAAAGATAATTGAGTTCTAGTGATTTGAATGGAATTAAACGAGAATGAACTGGGTGGCTCAGTTTCTATTACTTTGTAGTGCTCATTTCTTTATAATTGTAGTTCATTGGTTACCTATGGCCAGTCCTAAGACTATTCTAGCTCAAACACCACCCATGTCTCGATCTTTCAGAATCCATTCTACATAAGGTTAAAAAGATGATTTCTTCGTCTCGATATCTTCTCCTTTCGAGTAAAAATATCcctccaaaaataacttttgatccAACTTATAAACTGATTGGGTTCAAGTTATTGTTTACATTGAGTCAGATTTAGGAGAGGGCATTTCACTACTTGTGCTAGTTTCAGAATTGGATTCTCCCCAATTTATTTAAAGATATTGTCACTATCCTCTCTTTAAAACTTATTTCTAGAAGATAAAAAGAGGAAACAAGGAGAGAAAAACCCCACCAGACTCAACCATTATACATGTCCATAAACACGAAAAGCGCGTAACTTACTAATATGAAACATCTCTATTTGATGCAAAATTACAAAATCTCAAGCTATTGAGTCCTACaaaaccaaaagaaaacaaGATAGAAAGTAGAAGAATTTCCCACCACAGAAGCCATTTTGGCAGGTAAGAGTAGGGGACCAAAGACATTGATATGGGAGGCATGTCCCATTTGTCAGCAATGAGTAGCTGTTGTTGCCATTGATGCGGCGGCAAATGCCTAAGATTTCACTCTGTTCAGATTCCCAAATGCCATTTTCAGGAGTTGGATACTTTGTTTCTCTTAGATATTGAAATTTTGAGTTAATGAGGCTTCAGAAGCAGCCAAAGCGAAAGAGGTTGGGTTGGCGTTTTGGTATGAGAATCTAACTTCATAATTTTTCCTTTGACGAATCGTTGCACATGGCGTTTTTAATTGGAATTGGATTTGGGGACCAAAGTTCTAAGTTTTGTCTTTAATttatcaagatcagatcatacTGAGTTACTTTGTCTGCCTTCTGACTATGATTGAAATCAAATGGTTTCGTATTTTTTCTAGAATTATAATCCTATATGGTTTGTCTGAAGTATTCTAGGATTCAAGCAATAAGTTGGAGTAGGTTAGATATCAACTTCTAACCTCGTAATTGAGAGTATGTATCTTAgttagttgaactatgttctATTTGACTTAATTATATTCTTCTCTTAGTTAGCTCGAACACAATTAATTTTGAAGGGATCTAGTGATTCTAGTGCCTAAGTAATGGCTTCCTCTAGAATTGTATTATTAGACTAGAGTTAGGAATGACGGTTAGTAGACAACCTACTACGTTTTATCGATTATAGAATCTCTCCTTATAGTTCAAAAGAATTCACATCCtatcctattaaaacaaaagCAAATCTTGGAAAAATaactctttttttagttttcaaaatttgtttttggttttaaaaacaCATCTAaagaataaataacaaaatcaaataaatcaataggtGAAAGTAGTTATTTctatactttattttaaaaaattaattggttatcAATCTAGTCAAACTTGTGTTCTCCTTGATTTAGAGTTTTCTATGTAAACCTCGTGCTTCTATTTCTATCTTTTAATAGTTATCAGTTGAGCCAAGCTTAAATTCAAAATGTCCTTTTGAATATTTAAAGGTTACTTCCCCTCTTGATAGTTATTTATGTTAGTAAAAGAGAAGTTTAAATGCATTTGAATGGAAAATGAGATGGAATAGGTTTTCTTTTCCTCAAAtaaaatgtttgaatttttaTGCCCCTAAAACTTGGTTACAGAGGAACAACAAAAATTGTATATCATACTGTGTAggtctatttttaattttaaacaaaattactaaattgactgaaaaaataaattacaacatctCTCTTTCACGTATCATTCTTAAAAACTAGCTAAAAGAATACCTGCAATTCATAGTTTAAAATTCCATCAAAATCTCGAGATTTAGAGGAAATTTCATTTTCCCCCAAATTTTGACGAAATCTTGAGAAAAtcgaaattttgaaaatttttcgaGAATATTCTATTCCCCATTTCGacaaaaattttgagatttcagaaaaattttgagaaatttcaATGTTTCAAggagattttaatttttttttttaattaactacgtgagtctaattcaattttttcaattttgtggtTGTGATTATATGTAATTCTATAGTTTNNNNNNNNNNNNNNNNNNNNNNNNNNNNNNNNNNNNNNNNNNNNNNNNNNNNNNNNNNNNNNNNNNNNNNNNNNNNNNNNNNNNNNNNNNNNNNNNNNNNNNNNNNNNNNNNNNNNNNNNNNNNNNNNNNNNNNNNNNNNNNNNNNNNNNNNNNNNNNNNNNNNNNNNNNNNNNNNNNNNNNNNNNNNNNNNNNNNNNNNNNNNNNNNNNNNNNNNNNNNNNNNNNNNNNNNNNNNNNNNNNNNNNNNNNNNNNNNNNNNNNNNNNNNNNNNNNNNNNNNNNNNNNNNNNNNNNNNNNNNNNNNNNNNNNNNNNNNNNNNNNNNNNNNNNNNNNNNNNNNNNNNNNNNNNNNNNNNNNNNNNNNNNNNNNNNNNNNNNNNNNNNNNNNNNNNNNNNNNNNNNNNNNNNNNNNNNNNNNNNNNNNNNNNNNNNNNNNNNNNNNNNNNNNNNNNNNNNNNNNNNNNNNNNNNNNNNNNNNNNNNNNNNNNNNNNNNNNNNNNNNNNNNNNNNNNNNNNNNNNNNNNNNNNNNNNNNNNNNNNNNNNNNNNNNNNNNNNNNNNNNNNNNNNNNNNNNNNNNNNNNNNNNNNNNNNNNNNNNNNNNNNNNNNNNNNNNNNNNNNNNNNNNNNNNNNNNNNNNNNNNNNNNNNNNNNNNNNNNNNNNNNNNNNNNNNNNNNNNNNNNNNNNNNNNNNNNNNNNNNNNNNNNNNNNNNNNNNNNNNNNNNNNNNNNNNNNNNNNNNNNNNNNNNNNNNNNNNNNNNNNNNNNNNNNNNNNNNNNNNNNNNNNNNNNNNNNNNNNNNNNNNNNNNNNNNNNNNNNNNNNNNNNNNNNNNNNNNNNNNNNNNNNNNNNNNNNNNNNNNNNNNNNNNNNNNNNNNNNNNNNNNNNNNNNNNNNNNNNNNNNNNNNNNNNNNNNNNNNNNNNNNNNNNNNNNNNNNNNNNNNNNNNNNNNNNNNNNNNNNNNNNNNNNNNNNNNNNNNNNNNNNNNNNNNNNNNNNNNNNNNNNNNNNNNNNNNNNNNNNNNNNNNNNNNNNNNNNNNNNNNNNNNNNNNNNNNNNNNNNNNNNNNNNNNNNNNNNNNNNNNNNNNNNNNNNNNNNNNNNNNNNNNNNNNNNNNNNNNNNNNNNNNNNNNNNNNNNNNNNNNNNNNNNNNNNNNNNNNNNNNNNNNNNNNNNNNNNNNNNNNNNNNNNNNNNNNNNNNNNNNNNNNNNNNNNNNNNNNNNNNNNNNNNNNNNNNNNNNNNNNNNNNNNNNNNNNNNNNNNNNNNNNNNNNNNNNNNNNNNNNNNNNNNNNNNNNNNNNNNNNNNNNNNNNNNNNNNNNNNNNNNNNNNNNNNNNNNNNNNNNNNNNNNNNNNNNNNNNNNNNNNNNNNNNNNNNNNNNNNNNNNNNNNNNNNNNNNNNNNNNNNNNNNNNNNNNNNNNNNNNNNNNNNNNNNNNNNNNNNNNNNNNNNNNNNNNNNNNNNNNNNNNNNNNNNNNNNNNNNNNNNNNNNNNNNNNNNNNNNNNNNNNNNNNNNNNNNNNNNNNNNNNNNNNNNNNNNNNNNNNNNNNNNNNNNNNNNNNNNNNNNNNNNNNNNNNNNNNNNNNNNNNNNNNNNNNNNNNNNNNNNNNNNNNNNNNNNNNNNNNNNNNNNNNNNNNNNNNNNNNNNNNNNNNNNNNNNNNNNNNNNNNNNNNNNNNNNNNNNNNNNNNNNNNNNNNNNNNNNNNNNNNNNNNNNNNNNNNNNNNNNNNNNNNNNNNNNNNNNNNNNNNNNNNNNNNNNNNNNNNNNNNNNNNNNNNNNNNNNNNNNNNNNNNNNNNNNNNNNNNNNNNNNNNNNNNNNNNNNNNNNNNNNNNNNNNNNNNNNNNNNNNNNNNNNNNNNNNNNNNNNNNNNNNNNNNNNNNNNNNNNNNNNNNNNNNNNNNNNNNNNNNNNNNNNNNNNNNNNNNNNNNNNNNNNNNNNNNNNNNNNNNNNNNNNNNNNNNNNNNNNNNNNNNNNNNNNNNNNNNNNNNNNNNNNNNNNNNNNNNNNNNNNNNNNNNNNNNNNNNNNNNNNNNNNNNNNNNNNNNNNNNNNNNNNNNNNNNNNNNNNNNNNNNNNNNNNNNNNNNNNNNNNNNNNNNNNNNNNNNNNNNNNNNNNNNNNNNNNNNNNNNNNNNNNNNNNNNNNNNNNNNNNNNNNNNNNNNNNNNNNNNNNNNNNNNNNNNNNNNNNNNNNNNNNNNNNNNNNNNNNNNNNNNNNNNNNNNNNNNNNNNNNNNNNNNNNNNNNNNNNNNNNNNNNNNNNNNNNNNNNNNNNNNNNNNNNNNNNNNNNNNNNNNNNNNNNNNNNNNNNNNNNNNNNNNNNNNNNNNNNNNNNNNNNNNNNNNNNNNNNNNNNNNNNNNNNNNNNNNNNNNNNNNNNNNNNNNNNNNNNNNNNNNNNNNNNNNNNNNNNNNNNNNNNNNNNNNNNNNNNNNNNNNNNNNNNNNNNNNNNNNNNNNNNNNNNNNNNNNNNNNNNNNNNNNNNNNNNNNNNNNNNNNNNNNNNNNNNNNNNNNNNNNNNNNNNNNNNNNNNNNNNNNNNNNNNNNNNNNNNNNNNNNNNNNNNNNNNNNNNNNNNNNNNNNNNNNNNNNNNNNNNNNNNNNNNNNNNNNNNNNNNNNNNNNNNNNNNNNNNNNNNNNNNNNNNNNNNNNNNNNNNNNNNNNNNNNNNNNNNNNNNNNNNNNNNNNNNNNNNNNNNNNNNNNNNNNNNNNNNNNNNNNNNNNNNNNNNNNNNNNNNNNNNNaaaataaaataacaaaaaaaaagtgtaaaccatttttttcattataacTTGTGTTACATTTAGTTACTTTagaatgaatataaaatacattGCACATATTCTGAAAGCTTTATAACGTTTTTAATGTGAAATTTAAATGGAAAATTTGTACAGATGATCCAttttttgggtccaaaatgtcaaatgtttcatttttaaaaaataatatcaattgaccctctgctgaCATCATTGTCATACCAAATTATGTAAATTGCCCTCACAAGTGCCTCACGAGGTAAATCTTGCTCTCGTCTGATTAaacactctcgctctcgcttgaaATTCCCTGGTTTGATGTGATTGCTCGTCAGTGGACGAATGgtttgacaattttcacgatGGAAGcttcaaatcaataatacctaaacacaatatgatgatgatttctttaaactctaaactccatttcaacgGTGATTACTTCTCTGGTTTTCGACGGTGTTTTGTTGAACGGAGATTTTTCAAACGGGGATTTCCAAGACGAGGCTTTTTCAAAATGGAACAGGTTTTTCAGAAAGGTGTTTCATTATTTCGAgtctatttaattatttttgttgtatTATTTCTGGAAATGTAGCATTACggaattttgtattgggagagagagagcgagagatagAACGAGAGCGAGAAagagcaa
This window of the Benincasa hispida cultivar B227 unplaced genomic scaffold, ASM972705v1 Contig1165, whole genome shotgun sequence genome carries:
- the LOC120068828 gene encoding probable membrane-associated kinase regulator 6 isoform X1 is translated as MNCKEFMDDPRPLAVESFSTSWLLNVKQSYDATSKTMDYKIVKPSRLLDETQSFKFSTSIHPSVLISHADELFFDGSVKPVYISHTTVGASNTSDFVPVELNSSPSSLTSSPAIQNRCCHSGRWRRSLCMLQKSLGCLRPICHKGSPGDVNWDDDIKQKSCDVGSQHQSPQVSPQSNIGSSSGDWCHLESSIYEAILHCKKSIGNDILDQN
- the LOC120068828 gene encoding probable membrane-associated kinase regulator 6 isoform X2 is translated as MDYKIVKPSRLLDETQSFKFSTSIHPSVLISHADELFFDGSVKPVYISHTTVGASNTSDFVPVELNSSPSSLTSSPAIQNRCCHSGRWRRSLCMLQKSLGCLRPICHKGSPGDVNWDDDIKQKSCDVGSQHQSPQVSPQSNIGSSSGDWCHLESSIYEAILHCKKSIGNDILDQN